A single window of Falco rusticolus isolate bFalRus1 chromosome 6, bFalRus1.pri, whole genome shotgun sequence DNA harbors:
- the SCAF8 gene encoding SR-related and CTD-associated factor 8 isoform X2, protein MEAVKAFNSELYSLNDYKPPISKAKMTQITKAAIKAIKFYKHVVQSVEKFIQKCKPEYKVPGLYVIDSIVRQSRHQFGQEKDVFAPRFSNNIISTFQNLYRCPGDDKSKIVRVLNLWQKNNVFKSEIIQPLLDMAAGIPPPVVTPVLPSTTAAMSNNTPGTPVTPVTPANVVQSLPDPWVSQIANTDTLAAVAQILQSPQGQQLQQLIQTLQIQQQKPQPSLLQALDAGLVVQLQALTAQLTAAAAAANTLNPLEQSVSFNKLMDRFDFGEESEQNEEPKKETPTSQLPLVPESVNNSLFHQLAEQLQQQNLEHLRQQLLEQQQPPKASPEENQEGNFGSEHSASPSQGSSQQQFLEVETNVDDSMDIQQQDMDIDEGQDVPEEEIFEQEEKKSAVRSRSRTRSRSRSRSPRKRRSRSRSGSRKRKHRKRSRSRSRERKRKSSRSYSSERRAREREKERQKKGLPPIRSKTLSVCSTTLWVGQVDKKATQQDLTNLFEEFGQIESINMIPPRGCAYVCMVHRQDAYRALQKLSSGSYKIGSKIIKIAWALNKGVKTEYKQFWDVDLGVSYIPWEKVKLDDLEGFAEGGMIDQETVNTEWETARSSEAAKENIQTTQSAAVDKNTVITTQTEAYTQPVTMLQIPVAPAVPAVSLVPPAFPVTMSVPPPGYSAIPPPPFLRASFNPSQPPPGYMPPPVPPVVPPPVVPPPVVPPVVPTPLVQPPLPIAQETMKDVPFTSLVLPVGTVTSNLATPTLSAGSVFNPLPINKPESDEKGSHLTDLQISSSENNRSVQNDVSSSSGLVGGVQPPSVSSSSGLTGEGQPPSVSSGSGLAGGVQPPSVSSSSGLVGGVPPPTVSSSSGLAGGVQLPTVSSGSSLAGGVQPTSVSSSSGLMAGVQPPNVSSSSGLLAGVHPPSVSSSPGLLTGMQPPSVSSSSGVLAGVQPPCVSSNSGLLIMPPPNVSSSSGLMGVPPPNISSSSGLLAMQHPAGVQNMPHLNISSQRMPGMPLIDIRPGLMPHSPGPRFPLMQPGMPPQRSIPPPAILDPSLHPPPRGPFPPGDIFNQTERPFGTPGRQNIDSIPNPEKRLPLGGDNIQQEGDRDYRFPPVENRDNLSRPSPVDVRDSVGRPPVDPREGIGRPPVDGREHFARPHVDMRENFGRPGMDNLGRREHFGFNSDKHWGQRGDYDEREHHAFPIYGGPKGFHEDRERFRHVNYRFDSRSGPNWNRGFEQDAHRDFDDRRRPWERQRDRDDRDFNFCREINGNRFGRDRMSNNWIPPPHPRVFEYFDGATSQRKADNMPQVNGENTETESQPPTAQVQDDPELYEKLTSSVEINKEKSDTEADIESEPVVESTETEGT, encoded by the exons TGCAAACCAGAATACAAGGTACCTGGTCTGTATGTCATTGACTCCATTGTGAGACAGTCCCGGCATCAGTTTGGACAAGAAAAGGATGTATTTGCTCCAAGATTCAGCAATAACATCATCAGCACTTTCCAGAACTTGTACCGTTGTCCTGGGGATGACAAG agtAAAATTGTTAGAGTGCTGAATTTATGGCAAAAGAATAATGTGTTCAAGAGTGAAATTATTCAGCCTCTCTTGGATATGGCAGCAGGAATTCCTCCTCCAGTTGTGACCCCTGTCTTGCCCAGCACTACAGCTGCTATGAGCAACAATACACCAG gaaCCCCTGTGACTCCAGTTACTCCAGCCAATGTGGTGCAGAGTTTACCTGATCCTTGGGTATCTCAGATTGCTAATACAGATACccttgctgctgttgcacagaTTTTACAAAGTCCTCAAGGCCAACAG cttCAGCAGTTGATACAGACACTGCAGATACAGCAACAGAAACCTCAGCCTTCGCTACTTCAAGCCCTGGATGCTGGTCTTGTCGTTCAGTTACAGGCCCTCACAGCACAActtacagctgcagctgctgctgctaacacACTTAATCCACTGGAACAGAGTGTCTCTTTTAACAAG CTGATGGACAGGTTTGACTTTGGGGAAGAATCTGAACAAAATGAAGAGCCTAAAAAGGAAACTCCCACTTCCCAACT acCTTTAGTGCCAGAATCTGTGAACAACTCACTTTTTCACCAACTAGCTGAACAGCTACAGCAACAAAATTTAGAACATCTCAGACAACAGCTtcttgagcagcagcagcctccaaaA gCAAGCCCTGAGGAGAATCAAGAAGGAAATTTTGGTTCAGAGCACTCTGCATCACCATCACAAGGGAGTAGTCAACAGCAGTTTTTAGAAGTGGAAACAAATGTGGATGATTCAATGGATATTCAACAACAG GACATGGATATAGATGAAGGACAGGATGTTCCTGAAGAAGAGATTTttgaacaagaagaaaaaaaatcagctgttcGCTCAAGATCAAGAACTCGTTCAAGATCTCGTTCAAG GTCTCCAAGAAAACGAAGGTCTAGATCACGGTCTGGTTCTCGTAAGCGTAAACACAGAAAACGTTCACGCTCGAGAtcaagagaaaggaagagaaagtcaTCTCGGTCATATTCTAGTGAAAGAAGGGctagggaaagggaaaaagaacgTCAGAAAAAAGGATTGCCTCCTATACGCTCAAAAACACTAAGTG TTTGCAGTACTACTCTTTGGGTAGGTCAAGTAGACAAGAAGGCTACACAGCAAGATTTAACTAATTTGTTTGAAGAATTTGGACAAATAGAGTCAATTAAT ATGATTCCTCCAAGAGGTTGTGCTTATGTCTGTATGGTTCATCGACAAGATGCGTATCGTGCTCTTCAGAAACTTAGTTCTGGGTCCTATAAAATTGGATCTAAAATTATTAAG attgcCTGGGCTTTGAATAAAGGTGTGAAAACAGAATACAAGCAATTCTGGGATGTGGATCTGGGAGTTTCATATATTCCTTGGGAGAAAGTAAAATTGGACGATTTGGAAGGCTTTGCTGAAGGTGGCATGATTGACCAAGAAACAGTAAATACAG aatggGAAACGGCCAGAAGCTCAGAAGcagctaaagaaaatattcagactACACAGAGTGCTGCAGTTGATAAGAATACAGTTATTACAACACAGACAGAAGCTTATACGCAACCAGTCACTATGCTGCAG ATTCCAGtagctccagctgtgcctgctgttaGCTTGGTTCCACCTGCGTTTCCTGTCACAATGTCTGTCCCTCCTCCTGGTTATAGTGCAATTCCTCCTCCACCCTTCTTGCGAGCGAGTTTCAACCCTTCACAGCCACCGCCAG GTTATATGCCTCCCCCAGTTCCTCCTGTGGTTCCACCACCTGTTGTCCCGCCACCTGTTGTCCCACCAGTTGTTCCAACAC CTTTAGTACAGCCTCCATTACCAATTGCACAAGAGACGATGAAGGATGTTCCTTTTACTAGCCTTGTTCTACCAGTTGGCACAGTTACTAGCAATCTAGCTACTCCAACATTATCTGCTGGAAGTGTTTTTAATCCTCTGCCAATCAACAAACCAGAATCAGATGAAAAGGGGTCACATCTTACAGACCTTCAGATTTCTTCCAGTGAGAACAACAGATCTG TGCAAAATGATGTCTCGAGTAGCTCTGGACTTGTTGGAGGAGTGCAGCCACCCAGCGTCTCAAGCAGTTCTGGGCTTACTGGAGAAGGGCAGCCACCCAGTGTCTCAAGTGGCTCTGGACTTGCAGGGGGAGTACAGCCACCTAGTGTTTCAAGCAGCTCTGGACTTGTAGGAGGAGTGCCACCACCAACTGTTTCAAGCAGTTCTGGTCTTGCAGGAGGAGTGCAGCTACCTACTGTCTCCAGTGGCTCTTCTCTTGCTGGTGGAGTTCAGCCAACCAGCGTCTCGAGTAGCTCTGGACTTATGGCTGGAGTGCAACCACCAAATGTCTCAAGTAGCTCAGGGCTTCTAGCTGGAGTGCATCCACCCAGTGTCTCAAGCAGCCCTGGCCTGCTGACGGGAATGCAGCCACCCAGTGTCTCAAGCAGCTCAGGAGTTCTGGCAGGAGTACAGCCACCGTGTGTGTCAAGCAACTCTGGGCTTCTCATAATGCCACCACCCAATGTTTCAAGTAGTTCTGGACTTATGGGAGTGCCGCCACCAAATATTTCAAGTAGTTCTGGACTTCTGGCAATGCAGCATCCAGCTGGGGTTCAAAACATGCCTCATTTAAATATTAGTAGTCAAAGGATGCCGGGAATGCCTCTTATAGATATCCGTCCAGGCCTAATGCCCCATTCGCCTGGACCAAGGTTTCCATTAATGCAGCCAGGAATGCCACCGCAGCGTAGTATTCCTCCTCCAGCGATCCTTGATCCATCTCTTCACCCACCACCTCgaggtccttttcctccaggagATATTTTTAATCAGACAGAAAGACCTTTTGGAACACCAGGAAGACAAAATATTGATAGCATTCCTAATCCAGAGAAAAGACTACCACTTGGAGGCGATAACATTCAGCAGGAAGGAGATAGAGATTATCGCTTTCCTCCAGTGGAAAACAGAGATAATCTTAGCAGACCGTCTCCAGTGGATGTCAGAGATTCTGTTGGACGACCACCAGTTGATCCAAGAGAGGGTATAGGAAGACCTCCAGTAGATGGACGAGAACACTTTGCAAGACCACATGTAGACATGAGAGAGAATTTTGGAAGACCAGGTATGGATAACCTTGGTCGAAGAGAGCATTTTGGTTTCAATTCAGACAAGCACTGGGGACAGAGAGGAGATTATGATGAAAGAGAGCACCATGCCTTCCCTATTTATGGTGGCCCTAAAGGCTTCCATGAAGACAGAGAGAGGTTTCGGCATGTAAACTATAGGTTTGATAGTAGAAGTGGTCCCAATTGGAACAGAGGATTTGAACAAGATGCTCACAGAGATTTTGATGACCGCAGAAGACCCTGGGAAAGACAGAGGGATAGGGATGacagagattttaatttttgcagagaaattaaTGGGAACAGGTTTGGAAGAGACAGAATGTCAAACAACTGGATCCCCCCTCCACATCCACGGGTTTTTGAATATTTTGATGGGGCCACTTCCCAACGCAAAGCCGATAATATGCCCCAGGTAAACGGTGAAAATACAGAGACAGAAAGTCAGCCACCGACTGCACAGGTGCAGGATGATCCAGAACTTTATGAAAAACTGACATCTTCCGTCGAGATAAACAAAGAGAAGAGTGACACAGAAGCTGATATAGAAAGTGAACCAGTGGtagaaagcacagaaactgaGGGGACATAA